From the Phycisphaerales bacterium AB-hyl4 genome, one window contains:
- a CDS encoding SIS domain-containing protein yields MGTLQQNIDAAEAMLVSLRGLDDLVERAAKLISDALAAGQKLLACGNGGSAAEAGHLTTELVSRFRRDRRPYPAICLNAHGGDLTAIANDYAFDDVFARQVDAFAQPGDVLVAITTSGRSTNVQRAVESASRRNVRIVTLLGRDGGTLRNAADVELLVDASDTARIQEGHLLLIHAICQCIEQRLGHDASPAR; encoded by the coding sequence TTGGGCACCTTACAGCAGAACATCGACGCTGCCGAAGCCATGCTCGTTTCGTTGCGAGGATTGGACGATCTTGTCGAGCGTGCCGCGAAGCTGATCAGCGACGCCCTGGCCGCCGGCCAGAAGTTGCTGGCCTGCGGCAATGGCGGCAGCGCCGCCGAGGCCGGTCACCTGACCACCGAACTCGTCAGCCGGTTTCGCCGTGATCGACGTCCATACCCCGCCATCTGCCTCAATGCACACGGCGGCGATCTGACCGCCATCGCAAACGACTACGCCTTCGATGATGTCTTCGCACGGCAGGTCGACGCCTTCGCCCAGCCAGGCGATGTCCTGGTCGCAATCACAACGTCCGGCCGCAGCACAAACGTTCAACGGGCCGTCGAATCGGCCAGCCGGCGCAACGTTCGCATCGTCACCCTGCTCGGCCGTGATGGCGGCACGCTGCGAAACGCCGCCGACGTCGAGTTGCTCGTCGACGCTTCCGACACTGCCCGAATTCAGGAAGGCCACCTCCTCCTGATTCATGCCATCTGCCAGTGCATCGAACAACGACTGGGACACGACGCATCGCCCGCGCGTTGA
- a CDS encoding ROK family protein yields the protein MEAYSCLGLDIGGTKCAAVVGGSDGRVIDRVEWPSRAERGPEAMMADLVRQGQSLLARCGGVQGVGVSIGGPLDAERGVVHGPPNLPGWDAVPLAARLREAFGLPVRVEHDGSACALAEYRWGAGRGAERLAYLTSGTGFGVGLIFDGLIYRGAGGRPSDFGHVRYRPSGPIAYGAAGSPTAKAGCFEAYCAASALGALAAWRYPDRWPAAPAPSDVAALAAAGDEAACSIVNMTSEATGAACALLADLLHLDVILLGSLARYLGQAWVERVRAAFLAEAHPLARENCRIDAAGLGNRLQDCSALAVACIALE from the coding sequence ATGGAAGCGTACAGCTGTCTTGGGCTGGATATTGGGGGTACGAAATGTGCGGCCGTGGTGGGCGGCTCGGATGGGCGGGTGATCGACCGCGTCGAGTGGCCGTCGCGGGCGGAGCGCGGCCCCGAGGCGATGATGGCGGATCTGGTTCGGCAGGGGCAGTCGCTGCTTGCCCGGTGTGGGGGGGTGCAGGGTGTAGGGGTGTCGATCGGCGGACCGCTCGACGCGGAGCGGGGTGTGGTGCATGGTCCGCCGAACCTGCCGGGGTGGGATGCGGTGCCGCTGGCGGCGCGATTGAGGGAGGCGTTTGGTTTGCCGGTGCGGGTTGAGCATGATGGGTCGGCTTGTGCGCTTGCGGAGTATCGCTGGGGGGCGGGTCGCGGCGCGGAACGGCTTGCCTACCTGACGTCGGGCACGGGGTTTGGTGTCGGGCTGATCTTTGACGGTTTGATTTATCGTGGGGCGGGCGGTCGGCCGAGCGATTTCGGACATGTTCGCTATCGGCCGAGCGGGCCGATCGCCTATGGCGCCGCGGGCTCGCCTACCGCCAAGGCCGGCTGTTTCGAGGCCTACTGTGCGGCCTCGGCCTTGGGCGCGCTGGCGGCGTGGCGTTACCCGGACCGCTGGCCTGCGGCACCCGCGCCGTCCGACGTGGCGGCGCTGGCGGCGGCGGGGGACGAAGCGGCGTGTTCGATCGTCAACATGACCAGCGAAGCCACGGGCGCGGCGTGCGCGCTGTTGGCGGACCTGCTTCACCTCGACGTGATCCTGCTGGGCAGTCTCGCGCGGTATCTCGGGCAGGCGTGGGTTGAGCGGGTGCGAGCCGCCTTTCTTGCTGAGGCTCATCCGCTGGCTCGCGAAAACT